The sequence below is a genomic window from Humulus lupulus chromosome 3, drHumLupu1.1, whole genome shotgun sequence.
TCAAGTGCTTTTTAGAGCTTTTGACAAATCTTTCAGGGTCTGGTCAATTGACAAAAGCAGAGGAATGTTCAAATTGCTCTGGATTGGACTAGAATAATCTTTATGGACCATTTCAAACGGTGTAATGTAAACATTAAAGAAAATAATGGATATATTTAACCAATAAAAAGTTTCCAAAAGCAAAGACAAAAAAaagctttagattcacatttcACAACATCTAGGTTCTTTTATACATTCTACGCCCACGCCCATTTGGAAAGCACAATATTTACCACACTAGAAGGGATTAGCCAATAAACTATATAGATGGGATTTTTCAATTTTCATAATCCAACCAAATTATACCTGGAATTGGAAATGGTTATTTCCAATATTAATGCTAGGCCCAAATATACTAAGCCTAGCCCAGAATTTGATTAGACATAGTTATTGGGACCAAAGCATTCGGCGCGGCCCAAATGGCCTTTTGATATGCATTTGATACGGAGTGTTTGAGTAAATTAGTTTAGGCGGACCCAGAGTATGCCTCTGGGATGAAGGTAGCGAGTAAATCTATAAACAGAAGGCCTAAAGGCtattattcatttaatttaatatatgtatttTATGTCAAAAGAGGAAAGAGTAGAGGCGAGAAAGTTTGTTAGATTTCAACCAATCATGTGCTTCCCCCTTCTCGAACCTCTTCTCTCGATCTGTATAAATAGCTGATGTTATTGATACAAAGGCATCTTTTTCTTGCAAAATTACTCTGCTTGAATAAACACTCATCAAACTTAAGCATCAGAGTATTTTCTTGTGGGTAAACCTAGTCACCTTGTTCACTTCGGAGATTCAAGAATTCAATCAGAGAAGAGAGCTAAGTAaccaaagaagaaaaatcaatttcAAGAAATACCCAATCAAGTTTTCGACATCAACAATTACACATAAAAAAGTATGATTCACAATTTCTTATATAGAATTTAGATCAACATGATTATTACACAGTATTAAATATCTCAATCAAACGTAGCTAGACAAATCAGACAATATTTTCTTGACTTATAAATAGGGGTGGTAATCTATGTCATCGGGTCGTGTTCTTGTCGTATCATGGCGTGCTTAATTTGACAACCCTAACTTGACCAGTTTATATTTCGTGTTAAGATACCTCAACCCTAACCCGACTCGTCGTGTTCTTCGTATCGACCTGTTGTGTTCACATATCTACCAAACCCATCTTACACTACTTATTGATCGACATGATTTGGTATGACAtgcttaattattttatatttttttattgcatCAATCAGTTTCACTCATTTAACTAATACATAATTTATCAACAAAATTAATGAGTTAAATAATTTATCACAAACTATCACCACAATAAACAacacaaattaatattaattaattatcaagtgtggataaattacaacatattttttaaggaatttttttctactttagatctatcttttaagaaaaataaataatattttaaatataaattaatcatTTTAATGATATACTGAACATAAACTAATCAATTCGTGCCACATGGATTGACCCTAACTCGACCCTTAAAATATTGTGTCAAACGGGTCTGACCCATTTTTGACCTCGCTTAATTTTCCCAACCCTAAATAACTTATTTTCCTCATAAACTATCAGCACTTTTAACTTTTGCCCCTAAACTATCTTTCTTTGAGAAAATTCCCCCTAAACTATGCCATATGTTCAAAATTGCCCCTTATGTCACAATCACTCTAAAAAGATTAAGGAAAATGTATAAAAATTCCCCTCAAATTATAATACAATGTGTAATTATCCCCCTAAATTATAATACTATTTGTAATAATCctcccaaaaaaaattataacatagTTTTATAACTAAAATAATCTAGTAATAATAAAATctattttttaagttttatttttcttaaaattatatatttgaatttttctaTTATTCTTATGCTTCAAATTATATTAAGTCTATCATTGTCAAAAATTTAGACCATAACAAAAAAATTCTTTGATTgatgaattaattttttaatttaagagtaagccaaatattttttttatatataaaaaaaatattattttgatgtGATTACTAATAAAtatcaataaattaaaaaaaaaactattggaACTACTACAACATTCTTTTTTTTATGGAagatttttataaattatattataattatttttgggGATTATTACAAATAGTATTATAATTTCGGGGGAGATTATTACATAATATATTACAATTCAAGATATATTTTTACACATTTTTGTTAATATAAAAGGAGAAATTTCAAATATTTGCTGTAGATCAGAGAGAATTTTCACAAAGAAAAATAGTTCGAGTTCAAAATTCAAATGTAATAATACTttcataagaaaataatttttttttatgaagtcCAAAAACCTACAAAAATCAACGTCTCAAATTTAAGCTATTTACTCCATATAAATTATGCTATGATTTGAAATTTGTGTGCATTGGTGTACGAGCTGAGaattatagaaaataaataaatgatgtaCCTCGTATTAAGCAAAGTGAAATGATAATGACTAGAAGCCGCCACCACCTCTTGGACCAGTCAACAACGAGACAAATTGGTCATTATAGGTAGCTTCACCCAAcgctaaaaaaattattttcaactcCAACTTTCTTACTCAATGAAAAGGATATTTGTTGCTTGCACCTCGGCATAAAATTCTGACCCATCATTTTCTATTCGTATTATGTTCATATCtttaattcaaataaataagCACCAAGCTATTATTGAGTCAAATATAAATCTTTACCCTCCTTCTACTACCCAAGGAAAGCAATGTTATAGTCATACTATGTGAACAGAGGCACTcgtaaaataaacaaaaagaatgAAAACAAACCCATGATAGTAACATTAAAGAAGGCAAAGAAAATTTATATACATGAAGTGGAACTGATTGTTTCATGGTCACTATACAACTCAAACCTTCTTCCTTCTTTGCTTCAATGACTACAACTTCAGTTGGAGTCATTAACAAATAAAGGGCTTAAAACATAATAAGCTAAAAAAAACAGAGAAGCACCTTTTAACCATGTTTTACTTGCTAAGAAAAGAAATGGCCGTGTTCCTAATGTCTAAAATCCACTAACATGGACTAGATTTCTGATCAAATTTTGCAAATCTAAGGGGTTCTTATGTACAAAAGGATCTAGCTATGATCAGTTTCTCTATCTTTTTCAAGAGTAGGACCTAACCAAACCGAAGTTAACGAAAGATCTAGACTTGAACAGACCACCAAAGAGGAACCGGGTGGGAGATTCTTGAGAACCAGACTTTGACTCATCAGGATTGCCTTTCACTTTAAGTATAGTTTGTCCAATCACTTGCCGGATGGAATCTATGGTTTTGGAATCAACAGGATACCCTGACGCATCACCAACATAGAACGTATTCATGGCTTTGCCTCCTTTAGTTGTCACTTCTGCTCGTGTCACGGTAAGGCTATTTTCACGAAAGATGCGAGTAACATCAGACAACAGCCCGACTCTGTCAGTTGTACAGAGTTCTAGCTTCAAACCCTGAATAAGAAATAATaaagcaaaaaaaaaacatttaacaTAAAGAATCACAATGGCCTTTTTTCAGAACAAAGGTAAAGAAATACTAGCTGTCCAATGAGCTTTTCTCTTTCATCTGTTCTTTACGTGAATTTTTGGGACAAGAAGAATTATTTATATGAGCTGGACCACCCACGGATGCTTCTAATGAAGATAAAGTCATTTGGTTTGCaaacaaattaacaaaacaaaagtTGATAAGATAAAGGGAATGGCCTACCAGTAATCTAGCTTCCTAGATGAAATATATTACACAAACATGGGTTTAATATAAAAAGATATGTAAACTCTTTAACTAAGACTACTGATATCCTGTTGCAGTGCATCTCGAAACAGGACCAAATAGCTGAACTAAATATATCTTTACATAATGGAAGTTGAGAGAAATATTGACAATTAGCAATCTATAGTATCAAATGCAAATTTTATAAGGGCTGGTTTCAACCGAAATTTTTTAGAGCTCATCAGAAGCAAAGACTCGAGTATACCAGCAGATGATAGTGCACATACCTCTGATACTCTTCTCTCGATGGCTGCTTCTAAGCATTGTATGACTCTTTGCCTCTCTGCGTCTGATTTCACAGGTGACCCATCCACGTGCCTAATGTAGTATTCCTACAGATGCATCCATAAACTAATAAGCCAAAGTACTCATGGACATCTaaaaagcatatatatatatatatatgaaccaAAGTAGTGAAATACAGCATACCTGATAGCATTCTTGTCCCTCGGCATCAATATTTGCATGAAAAACTACGTACTTCATATCTGTCAAAGTGCAAACTGTATCGAAGAGAAGTTTTGGTCTATCTTTGCTCCGAATCGTAACAACAGAATAATCTTTGTCATACCAATTCACAACACTGACATTTGGCCTTTGCTTTTCATCCAAGCCATTGTTATCTGATCGTTCATAATCCCTGTCAGCAAACATCATCTGGTGAAGCCTTCTATCAGTGTGGGTCACTCCATGTGAGACCACAGTCTTAGCTCCCCTGGACTTGTTGCTTCCTTTGAGTACATTGCATAGTAATGCCTTAATCCTAGAGAGCCTCTCTGGGTCACTAATGGGAGAACCCGTTTCCTCATCGGTCACATGCATAACAGCTGCAGCCCTTGTGTTGTGAGTCCAGACTTCTGCACTCACTACATTGCACTTAAGATGAGTAAGAACTGCGCTTACTTCTGAAAGAAGTCCTGGCCTATCACTTCCAGTAAGCTCAATTGCAGTGTGATCCATAGATGGTGTTACACCAACTGATCTCATAGAAGGTATAAAGCAAGATTCCGGCCCAAGTGACTGcaattcaattaaaaaaaaatgaggtTAAGTATAACAGTAAGGTTAAGAAAAATAGCAGAAAAGGAAAACAAACATGACTCACCTTTTGTATATAGTCCAAAACCCCTTCATTTGTAACCTTGTTTCCATCTTGATCAGTGACATTAAAAACTAATTCCAAAAACAATCACAATCAATATctttgaaagaaaaagaaaaaaaagatgaaaaccCATTAAAGTTTATGAGGTAAACCTACCATCCATGAACCAACATCCATCAGAAGATATGTAAGCTTTTGTTATAATAAGATTAAGGTCTGTGAGTACTTGAACAACTTCCAGAAGTATTCCATGTTCATTTGCACTATCGACCTGCATCATTAAAATGAACAAGCAACAAAATTATTTTCAGTTACTTAGTGAAtacaaagaaaatatatattctaAATCTCAAGAGctgcagaaataaaaaaaaaaaaaaggtcataCCCTTATCACCGTAGCGTTCTTGCAAGAATCATTATCAATTACAAccctgaaaagaaaaaaaaaatggaaagagaTCTAAATCTGAAAATAGGTGTAACAAACAATTCAAGCTCCTAAACAGAGCCAATGAAGGAGATGAGGTTTTATACCTGGGTGGATTCATCCTTCTTATGAGTTTCTCATACTCATCATCCATATCATGCGAGAAGCTCATGTTAACCTCTGTAAtgggaaataaataaataaaagaacaaaAGCCAGCCAATCAGAGAATAAAAACAGAACCACCACAACCAATCAGTCCAAAGATACTAGTAACgtttagtaaaataattaaaaggatACAAAAAACATCAACAAGCAAATCATTTTAGGAGTTATTTTCACATATCAAAGAAGGAAAGGGATAGAGAGAGAAGATAGAGAAAACTCTGGAGCTAGCAGAGAAGAAACCAACCATAGTACAATACCAATTAAGGCAAGTCACCACCAAAAGGTGGCGTCCACGAAATTTGGAATTGGGCATTAATGATgtgaaaagaaaggaaaaaaaaacaggaCCCATTAAAGTTCAAGCCATTGCAAACAGAGTCAAGCTTCAAAATACCAGAAAGGAGAGAGAAAACAGCAAGATTTGGCTTGACAATTTTTTATTCAAATATCCCACACACAAGCACAAAAAAAATTGGAGTACAGAGCAGGAAACCACGAATCACCATATGACTCAATTCCGAAAGAGCAGGCATAAAAAGGGAAACAAACAATAAGAGAATCACGAAAACTCGCAGAACCCAGAAACAAAAATCGAAGAACAGAGCacgaggaaaaaaaaaaagaaaaacctaCCCATTACAGCTCTGAAGATTCACAAGAAGAATCTGGTTATGTCTAAAAGACTTTCCTTGGTTCTATCAAACAAATGAAGAGGGTGCTGGGTGGGAAGCTTAAGTCTCTCCCTTTATATGCGCGACagatatatacttatatataatatatatggaCACATGCACCAAAGGGATCTCTAACCTTACAGTCTTACCCTTCTCGTTCTTGATCTGTCTCTCACtaaaactcaacaagaaaagaaagaaagagcccaaaaatataataatatatttctaaaAGACCCCTCCTCCAATATCAGAGTGACTCCCCGACACGATACTCCAAAAACCTGCAAGTTTAGAAAGTACCCCAAACACCCACAAACCCCACCCTCTCCCTGCTTTCTCTCTCTACCACGGAACTTTTTATATTATAACACTCTTTTCTCTCTATAACtctgtatatatatttatatgtatggcTTCTCTGTaactcaaaaatattataaataaaagggaaagaAAGAGAGTTAAACGTAGCAAAACAGGGGGAGAGGAGAGAGAAAGACGGGGCTAGACTCTGACTCTTAAAACTACTACGGCGTACATTAGCAACGACCTGGATGGTCGGCGAGTGAGTGAAAATGGTATACACTAATGTGCGCCAGCAAGTAGGGTTGGGTTGCACACTGGTCCAATGTTTGTGGAATTAACCAATGGGTACCATCAACGGTTTTCACCTTtggattaaataaataaaaaaggtgGTGTCCTGTGCCTAGACAGTTAACAACTTTTCTGGTTAGGTGAATCCTTGTTTaccttaacttttttttttttttttagctatgTATTTTATTAAATGTTAATTTGAATgttgtgttttataaaataaattaaaatagtattatagacttaagtttttttaaatatttttaattataaaataaattatctaGTTATTAGTGATGTGATGAATTCTtaaaaaatttagaataaaatattatatttaattttttttttattaaaattgagcATAAAGTACTATTTTGATTCGGGTTAAccgcatatttagaaaaaaataaagggtcaaaataatattttataattatataataagttTCACATTATCATAATTTCTTAAGTTAACACCAATTTTGGCTTTTTTGAGTTTTTTTGAAAGGTAGGATAGGAGCCAGTGAAATGGCGTTTTAAAGTAGTCATTCTTTCTACATTATACTAAAAGCAttcagaatatatatatatataatagttaaatctaaaaaaaaaattagctcaAAATCATTAAAAATAACTTCTACCACACTATTTTAGCCCGGCATATTTCCAAAGCCACATTTAATTAAGATTTACctctcttttaatttttttatttagtccttttcattctttttttctatattaattgtattttatcctttatttattttttcaattattttcattaataaaaatacaatatttaaaTCATGTAAATAGAAAATATAGAGAAAATTATATATGatgtaatataaaaattaaagataaaatcaaaaagaaaaataatatttttgtaagATATTATAAAAGATAGAGAAGATTATCTATTAGAAGTCCTCTAATAATCACTTTGGTATGCAAAAGTCTAATCTCCACATTAAAAGTTAAAACAATTACCATCTAAGATCTATTTAATAGACGTgaagatattattattattattattaaacaaAACTACCTTTGTTTTTTGAAAGAGATAAAACTACCTTAATTGTAAGAAGATTGAACAATTACATTATTATAACATTCTTAAATGGGAAAAATACCAGTTTTGTTCCTATGTTTTGTCTAAATACTTGATTGGctcttatgttttgttaaatgacatttTGGATATCGTATTTtgcaaaattgatcaaaataataCCTTAAGCCTGATTTTAGTCAAATATTTTTTCAACATGACCAAAATACTCATACTTTTATAATTTAATCAATATGAAATaataacaaattaatataaaaaaatcatattttaataaaGGGAAAATACCAGTTTGACCCTTATGTTTTGTCTGAATACTCGATCGTcccttatgttttgttaaatgacatttCGGACCACATATTttgcaaaatggatcaaaataataCTCTGAGCTCGATTTTGAtcaaatattttttcaatatgaccaaaatgtccATActtttatgaattaattaataggaaataataacaaattaatataaaatttaaaaaaatcatattgtaataaatttaaacttaaaaataattatcataaacaaaaatgaaaatttaaacctaaatttaataattaacatGTCACATTAACTAAATCaatcaaaatatatctgaaaaacaaaaattaaaatcaaaccaAGTGTTTTGTGTTCATCATTCAAACTCAGATTCATacccaaaaataaaaacaaaatcaaataaaaaaacaaattagaCTTTTGTTCTTCAGTTCATTCTTGTTGAACCTAAATatgaaaacaaaaaatttcatcaTCATCACAAATTAAGATCCAAACCCGTAATTGAAATTGAgccatttattttcttcatacACAAATTTCCACATGAACGAAAACTTAGCAAGAGTAtaagcaaaacccaacaaaaatatgaagaaaaaatgagCAAAACTCATAAACACAacctagaaaaaaaaatgaagaaaaaaacccagaaaacaaaGGGAAAGAACAGCCAATCGCTATCATGCCTCAAACCTTAGACAGCCCCATCCCCATCTCGCCTCCTCCATTCTCGTCGTGCCTCCGACCTCAGCCCAATCTCATCTTTGACGCCATCGCACCTTAGACCAGTTGACCTGTCTCCATCAACTCTAGTGACCCACGTCGTGCCTCACCCAAATCTCGGCCTCCAGCCCCTTCATACCAACCCAGATCTGAGCCTAGTGGCGTCTCTAGCTGttagaaaaacttatacatgatctttatttattttcatgtagatctaatattaaacaaattaatatgagataacctagaacatgtttctaaaattgaattaaaaaagaaataatgataagaatacttacattatacgcagcagaataatataatcattcctttagtttctctaaccattgtttcctttctgtcgcagagtattaccatgaaactgaatcgatcttcaattttcttcacaaccttccaaagtatccttagaatcacctaggctagagtaggcaattctcaacacatgagatagatacaaagataagaagagaaaaaaacaataaggcttagaaaatgacttatgtttatagagaatctaaaacctatcataaaaccagtgtctgtcatcttatttgacttatgttttcaactctctcttaacattcattTTTATAGAAttatttaggtcatttatttaattaaaaataaataaaataatagccaattaacaaccctaggttgaaattatcatgggctttaggcccgcgaaatttctcatttgattataagcatgttggacttaaaatcaaggcttgtattattttctattgatttaattaattaaataattatttaaatcatttatcaaattaattatttataatttgaaccttgatttaaacttatttattaatttagataccaatttatcttaataaatctgccataatttctcttttcttctctaaattacataattctatgaaactatccaaaattgacctgatcaactttgataattctaattggtaattaaatcaattaattgagaatatctagatgattttaacCAAGgtgcaatggggaccatgggcctatgaaatcaagctccaataagttatcataaatctaacaaataaatttactaacttattaattcctcgtgacttcactaaagactcgaaattgcactcttgaattcataaaatgctctataacaaatataaatacgctattaattattcattgttacaactatacttgtcactcaatcatctattgacggtctacaataagatggaactaaaatactgttttacccctcattgtattttatccttaaaacacttagttccttgtaaatgatatttcagtaaactaatattaattattgaaatgagatctctatcatttaacacattgaaccaaactaaaaggaaaccatcatttcacttcctcatcagaagctatagatgttcatatctatgattaacactcccactcaattatactaccgagttcccaagatgtaagtatgggctaatccgtagggtaagctagtaatgaacaagtcaaagaactcaaataatacaatcagttagaatactaaccactcagaattgagattgaatttacctatggtcaactatatgatatgactagaatagataataatggtatgtttacttatcctatcaactgtcaatatcagtcatgtccgatgtaacaaatacatccgatcttatctgctTTGCtaagttttggaaagaacataacactacaatgtgtaagtagatcatatcgtagattgacaagtcagtgtaaatcatgtgcactgactaatcttaggacgaacttattttgaacatataatcatatttatattctactgtgattatgtcactataaatacgattagctatatgctcgggatttaatagaagtttatattaaacaaataatcatgaaaataaaacatgtgagcaaagtgattgaccaagtcaaaaaatgatttctattcttttattgataataaatgagattacaaagaaattgggttttaattaggacataaaatcccaacaaactcccacttgcactaattgaaagtaatgccttaattctactaatcccatttctttgatatgcttatcaaatgtagcttctggtagtgtctttgtaaacggagcTGGAAGAtggtcttcagatgcaatcttcataaccttcacatctcccctggccacatactCTTGAATAatatgatacttcctttctatatgcttactgcttttgtgactacgaggttctttcgagttggctatcactcatgtattgtcacaaaacaacacaagcagtttatccatttctataataacaccaagatccgaataaaacttctttagccagactattttctTAGCTGCTTCTGGCGTGGCTATgaactcagcctccatggtggaatctaagattgcagactgctttacacttctccatatcacagctccacccttaagagtaaacaccattctagaagtagacttcctgtcatcgacatcagtctgaaaatctgaatcggtgtagcctacagggttcagaacaccacccttgtagactaacatataatccatagtcttccttaaatacttcaggatatgcttaaatgctatccaatgttctggtcctgggtttgactgatacttgctcactactcccactgtatagcagatatttggtctagtacacaacatggcatacatcagactcccaactacAGATgagtaaggaacttttctcattgcttcttcatcttcaggagtctagggagactgcttctttgaaacaTGAATTCCACGGtgggacggtaaacgtcctttcttggaatttgtcattgagaatcgttcaagccctttatctatgtaagttgcttgagatagagctaaaagtctgttctttctatccccgatgatctggatacctagaacataacttgcctcacccaaatccttcatctggaattgagtgcttagccaattcttcacatctgaaaatttcttaacattgtttccaatgagtaagatatcatctacataaagaagcaggaataccactatttgatttgccttcagttggtaaacacaagactcgtcaatattttgttcaaaatgataggttttgattatttcatcaaacctaagattctaggaacgagaagcttgcttaagtccatggatggacctattcaacttgcaaacttttccttcttgtctagctactttaaatccttctggctaatcCATACAAATGACTTCGTCatgcttcccattaagaaaagctgtcttgtcgtccatttgccagatctcatagtcgagagcagctgctatggataggaggatgcgtatggacttgagcatggatactggactaaaattttcctcatagtccacgccttctctttgggtataaccctttgccactaatcaagctttataagtctcaatatttccattaacacctcgtttcttcttgaagatccacttgcacccaatggccctaaagtcactaggtgcttccacaagatcccggatggaatttgagtacatggactccatttcctatttcatggcttcgagccatagttcctttttagggataaccattgcctgtgttgaaagacaatggatcatcatcactagtgtcaccaacaaccatattgatttcaccatccaaaccatagcgaactgggttcatagaaaccctcccactacgacgaggctccatgactgtttgctcaagaacagtggtactattttaatttaaatcgacttgcatcggttggacatgaagagtgggaatttcatcatcaactcgcattgatgatgatggaacattggttggagtcaattctttaaccatctcctctaaaactactttgctgcgtggtttgaagttttggacgtagtcattttccagaaaagtagcattcgtagaagtaaacactttattttttgaatgactatagaaaagtccaccccgagt
It includes:
- the LOC133822873 gene encoding ACT domain-containing protein ACR4-like; amino-acid sequence: MEVNMSFSHDMDDEYEKLIRRMNPPRVVIDNDSCKNATVIRVDSANEHGILLEVVQVLTDLNLIITKAYISSDGCWFMDVFNVTDQDGNKVTNEGVLDYIQKSLGPESCFIPSMRSVGVTPSMDHTAIELTGSDRPGLLSEVSAVLTHLKCNVVSAEVWTHNTRAAAVMHVTDEETGSPISDPERLSRIKALLCNVLKGSNKSRGAKTVVSHGVTHTDRRLHQMMFADRDYERSDNNGLDEKQRPNVSVVNWYDKDYSVVTIRSKDRPKLLFDTVCTLTDMKYVVFHANIDAEGQECYQEYYIRHVDGSPVKSDAERQRVIQCLEAAIERRVSEGLKLELCTTDRVGLLSDVTRIFRENSLTVTRAEVTTKGGKAMNTFYVGDASGYPVDSKTIDSIRQVIGQTILKVKGNPDESKSGSQESPTRFLFGGLFKSRSFVNFGLVRSYS